The Claveliimonas bilis genome window below encodes:
- a CDS encoding response regulator transcription factor codes for MYRILIVEDDRTIAQALKRHLSGWDYEVYCVEDFKNVMEEFSNVQPDLVLLDIGLPFYNGYHWCSSIRRISDVPIIFLSAAGDNMNIVMAMNMGGDEFIEKPFDLNVVTAKVQAMFRRAYSYRGNTNIIEHKGCILNLSDASLIYQEQKIELTKNEFRILQILLEHAGKIVSRDEIIARLWESDAFIDENTLTVNVARLRKKLAGVGLEQMIVTKKGIGYMVEA; via the coding sequence ATGTACCGTATCTTGATCGTGGAAGATGACAGAACAATTGCACAGGCTTTGAAAAGACATCTGTCAGGCTGGGACTATGAAGTATATTGTGTAGAGGATTTTAAAAATGTGATGGAAGAATTTTCAAACGTTCAGCCTGATCTTGTACTTCTGGATATCGGACTGCCCTTTTATAATGGCTATCACTGGTGCAGCAGTATCCGCAGGATTTCCGATGTGCCCATTATTTTTCTGTCAGCGGCAGGAGACAATATGAATATTGTTATGGCTATGAATATGGGTGGAGATGAATTTATTGAAAAACCCTTTGATTTGAATGTGGTGACAGCGAAGGTGCAGGCAATGTTCCGAAGGGCTTATTCTTACAGAGGGAATACCAATATTATTGAACACAAAGGATGTATCCTCAATTTGTCGGATGCTTCGCTGATCTATCAGGAGCAGAAAATAGAACTGACGAAAAATGAATTTCGAATCCTGCAGATTTTACTGGAACATGCAGGAAAAATTGTTTCCAGGGACGAGATCATTGCAAGATTGTGGGAGAGCGACGCCTTTATTGATGAGAACACACTGACAGTCAATGTGGCAAGGCTCAGGAAAAAATTGGCCGGGGTAGGCCTGGAACAGATGATCGTGACAAAAAAAGGGATTGGATATATGGTGGAAGCATGA